A window of the Streptosporangiales bacterium genome harbors these coding sequences:
- the murF gene encoding UDP-N-acetylmuramoyl-tripeptide--D-alanyl-D-alanine ligase, producing the protein MISMTLAEVADAVGGSLSDVADPQARVTGAVVVDSRQVEPGGLFVAIAGERVDGHEFAAAACAAGAVAVVAARPVGVPAIVVDDQVAALAALAQAVAQRLPATAIVGITGSAGKTGTKDVLAQLLSAVGPTVAPPESFNNEIGFPLTVLRADADTSCLVLEMGAKGVGHVAQLCAIAPPRVGVVLNVGTAHIGEFGGQQAIAAAKGELVEALPAGGLAVLNADDELVSAMAARTNARVVRFGRSADADVRADDVTLDQAARPSFTLVTSEGTTLVRLRLHGEHQVYAALAAAAVGLELGLGTAEVAARLAAAERVSRHRMEVTERADGVTIVNDAYNANPPAMLAALRSLVAMAGQRRKVAVLGEMLELGDAAPEEHRNVGTAAAELGADLVIAVGAGAAAVAEGARTVPGWHGRAVEVNDGDTAEKLLDAELRRGDVVIFKSSRDAGLRWIGDRLATRSSS; encoded by the coding sequence GTGATCAGCATGACCCTGGCCGAGGTCGCCGACGCGGTGGGCGGCTCGCTGTCCGACGTCGCGGACCCGCAGGCGCGCGTGACCGGCGCGGTCGTCGTCGACTCCCGGCAGGTCGAGCCTGGCGGGCTGTTCGTAGCCATCGCCGGGGAACGCGTCGACGGCCACGAGTTCGCCGCCGCCGCGTGTGCCGCGGGCGCGGTCGCGGTCGTGGCGGCACGCCCGGTGGGGGTGCCCGCGATCGTCGTCGACGACCAGGTCGCCGCGCTCGCCGCGCTCGCGCAGGCGGTCGCGCAGCGGCTGCCGGCCACGGCGATCGTCGGCATCACCGGCTCCGCAGGCAAGACCGGCACGAAGGACGTGCTCGCCCAGCTGCTTTCCGCGGTGGGGCCGACCGTCGCGCCGCCTGAGTCGTTCAACAACGAGATCGGCTTCCCGCTGACCGTGCTGCGCGCCGACGCGGACACCTCGTGCCTGGTGCTGGAGATGGGCGCGAAGGGCGTCGGCCACGTCGCGCAGCTGTGCGCCATCGCGCCGCCGCGGGTCGGCGTCGTGCTGAACGTCGGCACTGCGCACATCGGCGAGTTCGGTGGGCAGCAGGCCATCGCGGCGGCCAAGGGTGAGCTCGTGGAGGCGCTGCCGGCAGGCGGGCTCGCGGTGCTGAACGCCGACGACGAGCTGGTGTCCGCGATGGCGGCCAGGACGAACGCGCGCGTCGTGCGGTTCGGGCGCAGCGCGGATGCAGACGTCCGCGCGGACGACGTCACGCTGGACCAGGCGGCCCGGCCGTCGTTCACCCTCGTCACCTCCGAGGGCACGACGCTGGTGCGGCTGCGGCTGCACGGCGAGCACCAGGTGTACGCAGCGCTCGCCGCCGCCGCGGTGGGGCTGGAGCTCGGGCTGGGCACCGCCGAGGTCGCCGCCCGCCTGGCCGCCGCGGAGCGGGTGAGCAGGCACCGGATGGAGGTGACCGAGCGCGCCGACGGGGTGACCATCGTCAACGACGCCTACAACGCCAACCCGCCCGCCATGCTGGCCGCGTTGCGCAGCCTGGTCGCCATGGCCGGCCAGCGCCGCAAGGTCGCGGTGCTCGGGGAGATGTTGGAGCTCGGGGATGCCGCTCCCGAGGAGCACAGGAACGTCGGCACGGCGGCGGCCGAGCTCGGCGCCGACCTGGTGATCGCGGTGGGTGCGGGGGCGGCCGCGGTCGCCGAAGGAGCTCGGACGGTGCCCGGATGGCACGGCCGGGCGGTCGAGGTGAACGACGGCGACACGGCCGAGAAGCTCCTGGATGCCGAGCTTCGCCGCGGTGACGTCGTAATCTTCAAGTCGTCACGAGACGCTGGCTTGCGCTGGATCGGCGATCGGCTGGCGACGAGGTCTTCGTCGTAG
- a CDS encoding UDP-N-acetylmuramoyl-L-alanyl-D-glutamate--2,6-diaminopimelate ligase has product MPQAPRPTRVAPRPLSGLAALLGLPAREAAQVSVTGITHDSRQVRPGDVYAALAGANVHGADFADQAAAAGAVAVLTDRQGTAKVTADVPVLTVADPRADLGRAAAWVYGDPAADLLVLGVTGTNGKTTTAFLVEAGLRAAGHRTGLVGTVATKIADETVTSIRTTPEATDLHALFAVMREQQVTAVVLEVSSHALAMGRVGGVQFDVGGFTNLSEDHLDFHADLEDYFRTKARLFTTGISHRAVVCVDDAWGHRLADELRADRADRPLTTCSTTGSAADWWVTDVELHPTGTDFTVVGPDGAKGHASCPLPGEFNVANALVAVAMLAAAGVPCTDALTGVAAAPGVPGRMERVVTGQEFLAVVDYAHTPDAVDRLLRSLRPVTGGRLIVVLGCGGDRDRAKRPLMGAAAVKHADLAVFTSDNPRSEDPLAILDAMRAGVDTVPADGRAEVVVEADRRRAIELAVAGAAPGDTVVVAGKGHEQGQDRGGVVYPFDDRAVVRETIGNREGGRP; this is encoded by the coding sequence GTGCCCCAGGCGCCACGTCCCACTCGTGTCGCGCCGCGACCGCTTTCCGGTCTCGCGGCGCTACTCGGGCTACCTGCGCGGGAGGCGGCGCAGGTCAGCGTCACGGGCATCACGCATGACTCCAGGCAGGTGCGCCCGGGCGACGTCTATGCCGCGTTGGCCGGCGCCAACGTGCACGGTGCGGACTTCGCCGACCAGGCGGCGGCGGCGGGCGCCGTGGCTGTGCTGACCGACCGGCAGGGGACGGCGAAGGTCACCGCCGACGTGCCCGTGCTGACCGTCGCCGACCCGCGCGCGGACCTCGGCCGGGCGGCGGCCTGGGTGTACGGCGACCCCGCGGCCGACCTGCTGGTGCTCGGCGTCACCGGCACCAACGGCAAGACCACCACCGCGTTCCTGGTCGAGGCCGGGCTGCGTGCGGCCGGTCACCGCACTGGCCTGGTGGGCACGGTGGCGACGAAGATCGCCGACGAGACGGTGACCAGCATCAGGACCACCCCGGAGGCGACCGACCTGCACGCGCTGTTCGCCGTGATGCGGGAGCAGCAGGTGACCGCCGTCGTGCTCGAGGTGTCCAGCCACGCGCTTGCGATGGGCCGGGTCGGTGGGGTGCAGTTCGACGTGGGGGGGTTCACCAACCTCAGCGAGGACCACCTCGACTTCCACGCCGACCTGGAGGACTACTTCCGTACCAAGGCGCGGCTGTTCACCACCGGCATCAGCCACAGGGCCGTGGTATGCGTGGACGACGCCTGGGGCCACCGGCTGGCCGACGAGCTGCGGGCCGACCGTGCCGACCGCCCGCTGACCACCTGCTCGACGACGGGCTCGGCCGCGGACTGGTGGGTGACCGACGTCGAGCTGCACCCGACCGGCACCGACTTCACCGTGGTCGGCCCGGATGGCGCAAAAGGCCACGCCAGCTGCCCGCTGCCCGGTGAGTTCAACGTCGCCAACGCGCTGGTTGCGGTCGCGATGCTCGCCGCCGCAGGCGTGCCGTGCACCGATGCGCTCACCGGCGTCGCCGCCGCGCCAGGCGTGCCGGGCCGGATGGAGCGGGTGGTGACCGGCCAGGAGTTCCTCGCCGTCGTCGATTACGCGCACACGCCGGACGCCGTCGACCGGCTGTTGCGCTCGCTGCGGCCGGTCACCGGCGGCCGGCTGATCGTGGTGCTCGGGTGCGGCGGCGACCGCGACCGGGCGAAACGGCCGCTGATGGGTGCCGCCGCCGTGAAGCACGCCGACCTGGCCGTGTTCACCTCCGACAACCCGCGGTCGGAGGATCCGCTGGCCATCCTCGACGCGATGCGTGCCGGCGTGGACACCGTGCCGGCCGACGGGCGCGCGGAGGTGGTCGTCGAGGCCGACCGGCGGCGTGCGATCGAGCTCGCGGTCGCCGGGGCCGCACCCGGCGACACCGTCGTCGTCGCCGGCAAGGGCCACGAGCAGGGCCAGGACCGCGGCGGAGTGGTGTATCCGTTCGACGACCGCGCCGTCGTACGCGAGACGATCGGCAACCGAGAGGGTGGACGGCCGTGA
- a CDS encoding cell division protein FtsL, whose product MTGKLAERLRPAESAPASKLGERADRFVPPALREVPERVASTGRIPFVLLVVSLLAAGLVALLLLNVALAEDSYRLHQLQKETSLLTEERRALEQQVATESAPDALAEKAEAQGMVPSGERAYLDVTKRKGYGKPTAARSAD is encoded by the coding sequence ATGACGGGGAAACTGGCCGAACGGCTGCGACCGGCGGAGAGCGCGCCGGCGAGCAAGCTCGGCGAGCGCGCCGATCGCTTCGTGCCGCCGGCGCTGCGGGAGGTGCCTGAGCGGGTGGCCAGCACCGGGCGGATCCCGTTCGTGCTGCTCGTAGTGTCGCTGCTGGCCGCCGGTCTGGTCGCGCTGCTGCTGCTGAACGTCGCGCTGGCGGAGGACTCGTACCGGCTGCATCAGCTGCAGAAGGAGACGTCGCTGCTCACCGAGGAACGCCGCGCGCTCGAGCAGCAGGTGGCGACCGAGTCCGCGCCCGACGCGCTGGCGGAGAAGGCCGAGGCGCAGGGCATGGTGCCTTCGGGGGAGCGCGCGTACCTGGACGTCACGAAGCGCAAGGGCTACGGCAAGCCGACGGCGGCGAGGAGCGCCGACTAG
- a CDS encoding DUF58 domain-containing protein has product MRQALASLTLRGRSFVAAGAAAMVCSVLLGEAVLLSIGTLLVVLPLAAAVVIARARYRLAAKRILEAPHVPAGHEAAVTLVVENLSRLPTGLLLVEEVVPYQLGSAPRFVLDRVEAHGVREIGYQLRSETRGRYDVGPLTVRLADPFGLVELTRSFTRVDKLVVTPTVHQLPSVPLTGAWTGGGDSHARTIAAAGEDDAATREYRHGDDLRRVHWKSTAKRGELMVRREEQHWQTRCTILLDSRHRAYHGEGPGSAFEFAVSAAASIGVAMARDGFGLRLVTDAGATVAGHGGLPDGGSGPTERLLLEELAMIRASRRLRLVDGHARRGLADASDSLLVAILGTLDDRDLDEVTGLRHGRGTGVAVLVDSASWASTRVHSAEVDGYERTVDRLQAAGWRVVPVRHGTSLAKVWRLAGGGPATPAATSAGADR; this is encoded by the coding sequence ATGCGCCAGGCACTCGCCTCCCTGACACTGCGCGGCCGTAGCTTCGTCGCCGCCGGTGCGGCGGCCATGGTGTGCAGCGTCCTGCTCGGCGAGGCCGTACTGCTCAGCATCGGCACCCTGCTCGTGGTGCTGCCGCTGGCCGCCGCCGTCGTGATCGCACGCGCCAGGTACCGGCTGGCGGCGAAACGCATCCTGGAAGCGCCGCACGTCCCCGCGGGCCACGAGGCGGCGGTGACGCTCGTCGTGGAGAACCTCTCCCGGCTGCCCACCGGACTGCTGCTGGTGGAGGAGGTCGTGCCGTACCAGCTCGGCAGCGCGCCGCGGTTCGTCCTCGACCGGGTGGAGGCGCACGGGGTCAGGGAGATCGGCTACCAGCTGCGGTCGGAGACCCGCGGCCGGTACGACGTCGGCCCGCTGACCGTACGTCTCGCCGACCCGTTCGGCCTGGTGGAGCTCACCCGGTCGTTCACCAGGGTGGACAAGCTGGTGGTCACCCCGACCGTGCACCAGCTGCCGAGCGTGCCGCTGACCGGCGCCTGGACCGGTGGCGGCGACAGCCACGCCCGCACCATCGCGGCCGCCGGTGAGGACGACGCCGCGACCCGGGAGTACCGGCACGGCGACGACCTGCGCCGGGTGCACTGGAAGTCCACGGCGAAGCGCGGCGAGCTGATGGTCAGGCGCGAGGAGCAGCACTGGCAGACCCGCTGCACCATCCTGCTCGACTCCAGACACCGCGCGTACCACGGCGAGGGTCCCGGGTCGGCGTTCGAGTTCGCGGTGAGCGCTGCCGCGTCCATCGGGGTGGCGATGGCACGGGACGGTTTCGGGCTGCGGCTGGTGACCGACGCGGGAGCCACGGTGGCCGGCCACGGCGGCCTGCCCGACGGCGGCAGCGGCCCGACGGAACGGCTGCTGCTCGAGGAGCTCGCGATGATCCGCGCCTCGCGGCGGCTGCGACTGGTCGACGGCCACGCCAGGCGGGGGCTGGCGGACGCGAGCGACAGCTTGCTGGTCGCCATCCTCGGCACCCTCGACGACCGCGACCTCGACGAGGTCACCGGGCTGCGGCACGGCCGGGGCACCGGCGTCGCCGTGCTGGTCGACTCGGCGAGCTGGGCCTCCACCCGCGTGCACAGCGCGGAGGTCGACGGGTACGAGCGCACGGTGGACCGGCTGCAGGCGGCCGGCTGGCGGGTGGTGCCGGTACGCCACGGCACGTCCCTTGCGAAGGTGTGGCGGCTCGCCGGCGGCGGCCCCGCCACCCCCGCGGCGACGAGCGCGGGAGCGGACCGATGA
- the rsmH gene encoding 16S rRNA (cytosine(1402)-N(4))-methyltransferase RsmH — protein MPVDASHGAPGHLPVLAERVVALLAPAFDAPDAVFVDCTVGLGGHSELLLRAHPQLRVVALDRDPRAVALARQRLAEHAERVTVVQAVYDQLPEVLAELGVAEVRGVLFDLGVSSMQLDERERGFAYSYDAPLDMRMDPTAGVTAAEVVNSYPVDELVRVFRAYGEERHARRIAEAIGRERGDHPFDSTARLAALITAAVPAAVRHRTGGGHPAKRVFQALRIEVNGELTALENALPAAVAALQVGGRIVVLSYHSLEDRLVKQVLRKESSSAAPPDLPVEPPELAPRFRLLTRGAERPSEDEVAANPRAAAARLRAAERIRAVAA, from the coding sequence ATGCCGGTCGACGCGAGCCACGGCGCACCCGGGCACCTCCCGGTGCTCGCGGAGCGCGTCGTGGCGCTGCTCGCTCCGGCCTTCGACGCGCCTGACGCGGTGTTCGTCGACTGCACCGTCGGCCTCGGCGGGCACAGCGAGCTGCTGTTGCGGGCGCACCCGCAGCTGCGGGTGGTCGCGCTCGACCGCGACCCACGTGCGGTTGCGCTGGCCAGGCAGCGGCTGGCCGAGCACGCGGAACGCGTCACCGTCGTGCAGGCGGTCTACGACCAGCTGCCCGAGGTGCTCGCGGAGCTCGGCGTGGCCGAGGTGCGCGGGGTGCTGTTCGACCTGGGCGTCTCGTCGATGCAGCTCGACGAGCGGGAGCGCGGGTTCGCGTACTCCTACGACGCGCCGCTGGACATGCGGATGGACCCGACCGCCGGCGTGACGGCCGCTGAGGTGGTCAACAGCTACCCGGTCGACGAGCTGGTGCGGGTGTTCCGTGCCTACGGCGAGGAGCGCCACGCCCGCAGGATCGCCGAGGCGATCGGCCGGGAGCGCGGCGACCATCCGTTCGACTCGACCGCCCGGCTGGCCGCGCTGATCACCGCGGCCGTGCCCGCCGCAGTACGTCACCGTACCGGCGGTGGCCACCCGGCGAAGCGGGTCTTCCAGGCGCTGCGTATCGAGGTGAACGGCGAGCTGACGGCGCTGGAGAACGCGCTGCCGGCGGCCGTCGCCGCACTGCAGGTGGGCGGGCGGATCGTGGTGCTTTCGTACCACTCGCTCGAGGACCGCCTGGTCAAGCAGGTGCTGCGCAAGGAGTCGTCCAGCGCCGCACCGCCGGACCTGCCGGTGGAGCCGCCCGAGCTCGCGCCGCGGTTCCGGCTGCTGACCCGCGGCGCGGAGCGGCCGAGCGAGGACGAGGTGGCGGCGAACCCACGCGCGGCGGCGGCGAGGTTGCGTGCCGCCGAGCGCATCAGGGCGGTGGCCGCGTGA
- a CDS encoding AAA domain-containing protein, giving the protein MPLRHRRRHEGGLVTLSERDVSDAKNTADFDQITQSTARIRGAVESVIEGKSEAVNTALTVLLAEGHLLIEDVPGVGKTMLAKALARSVDCSVRRIQFTPDLLPSDITGVSIYNQERQEFEFKPGAVFANIVVGDEINRASPKTQSALLESMEERQVTVDGVTYQLGTPFLVVATQNPIEMEGTYPLPEAQRDRFMARISMGYPAPRAELEMLDLHGYSSPLDALQPVADAQEVAALIHAVRKIHVSESVKRYAIDLVTATRNAAELRLGASPRSALQLIRAARSYAALQGRNYVVPDDIQALGVNVLAHRVLPTAEAQIAGKSTSHVITDCLRRVPVPEPSARHAP; this is encoded by the coding sequence ATGCCGCTGAGACACCGTCGGCGGCACGAGGGAGGCCTGGTGACCCTGTCCGAGCGCGACGTATCCGACGCCAAGAACACTGCCGACTTCGACCAGATCACGCAGTCCACGGCTCGGATCCGCGGCGCGGTCGAGAGCGTCATCGAGGGCAAGTCGGAGGCCGTCAACACCGCGCTCACCGTGCTGCTCGCCGAAGGGCACCTGCTCATCGAGGACGTGCCGGGCGTGGGCAAGACGATGCTGGCGAAGGCACTCGCCAGGTCGGTCGACTGCTCGGTACGCCGTATCCAGTTCACCCCGGACCTGCTGCCGAGCGACATCACCGGGGTGAGCATCTACAACCAGGAGCGCCAGGAGTTCGAGTTCAAGCCGGGCGCCGTCTTCGCCAACATCGTGGTCGGCGACGAGATCAACCGCGCGTCCCCGAAGACCCAGTCCGCGCTGCTGGAGAGCATGGAGGAGCGCCAGGTCACTGTCGACGGCGTGACCTACCAGCTCGGCACACCGTTCCTGGTCGTGGCGACGCAGAACCCGATCGAGATGGAGGGCACCTACCCGCTGCCCGAGGCCCAGCGCGACCGCTTCATGGCGCGCATCTCCATGGGCTATCCGGCGCCGCGCGCCGAGCTGGAGATGCTCGACCTGCACGGCTACTCGTCGCCGCTGGACGCGCTGCAGCCGGTCGCGGACGCGCAGGAGGTGGCCGCGCTCATCCACGCCGTACGGAAGATCCACGTCTCGGAGAGCGTCAAGCGCTACGCCATCGACCTGGTGACGGCCACCCGCAACGCCGCGGAGCTGCGTCTCGGTGCGTCGCCGCGGTCCGCGCTGCAGCTGATCAGGGCCGCCCGCTCGTACGCCGCGCTGCAGGGGCGCAACTACGTGGTGCCCGACGACATCCAGGCGCTCGGCGTCAACGTGCTCGCACACCGGGTGCTGCCCACCGCGGAGGCGCAGATCGCCGGCAAGAGCACCAGCCACGTGATCACCGACTGCCTGCGGCGCGTACCGGTACCCGAGCCGTCCGCCCGCCATGCCCCCTGA
- a CDS encoding phospho-N-acetylmuramoyl-pentapeptide-transferase, with the protein MRLVLFSGAIAMVIALLGTPLAIRLFRRRGYGQQIRDDGPTTHHTKTGTPTMGGAVIIIATLLGYGFGHLVTMIKPTFSGGLALGLMAGLGAVGFLDDFIKIAKQRSLGLRSGAKALGQGVLAIAFGVLALRFPNDNGLTPGSAYISFDRDITWLYIGPVVFVLLALVMIAGASNSVNLTDGLDGLATGACVMVFAGYVIIGNWQFRNSCVMAAVPECYTVRDPLDLAVVAAAVAGACFGFLWWNAPPARIFMGDTGSLALGGVMAAIAILTRTELLLLITGGLFVIITLSVIIQVGFFKVTHRRVFRMAPLQHHFELVGWNEVTIVVRFWIITGLCVAGGLGLFYGRWLT; encoded by the coding sequence GTGAGGCTGGTCCTCTTCTCCGGCGCCATCGCCATGGTCATCGCGTTGCTCGGAACCCCGCTGGCGATCCGGCTCTTCCGGCGTCGCGGCTACGGTCAACAGATCCGTGACGACGGCCCGACCACGCACCACACGAAGACCGGCACGCCGACCATGGGTGGCGCGGTCATCATCATCGCCACCCTGCTCGGTTACGGCTTCGGGCACCTGGTCACCATGATCAAGCCGACCTTCTCCGGTGGCCTCGCGCTCGGCCTGATGGCCGGCCTCGGCGCAGTGGGCTTCCTCGACGACTTCATAAAGATCGCCAAGCAGCGCAGCCTCGGCCTGCGCAGTGGCGCGAAGGCGCTCGGCCAGGGGGTCCTCGCGATCGCCTTCGGCGTGCTCGCGCTGCGGTTCCCGAACGACAACGGGCTCACCCCCGGATCGGCGTACATCTCGTTCGACCGCGATATCACCTGGCTCTACATCGGCCCGGTGGTCTTCGTGCTGCTCGCGCTGGTGATGATCGCCGGCGCGTCGAACAGCGTGAACCTCACCGACGGGCTGGACGGGTTGGCCACCGGCGCGTGCGTGATGGTGTTCGCCGGCTACGTGATCATCGGCAACTGGCAGTTCAGGAACTCCTGTGTCATGGCCGCGGTTCCTGAGTGCTACACCGTGCGCGACCCGCTGGACCTGGCGGTCGTCGCCGCCGCCGTGGCGGGCGCCTGTTTCGGCTTCCTCTGGTGGAACGCGCCGCCGGCGCGGATCTTCATGGGCGACACCGGCTCGCTGGCGCTCGGTGGCGTGATGGCGGCGATCGCGATCCTCACCCGTACCGAGCTGCTGCTGCTCATCACCGGCGGGCTGTTCGTGATCATCACGCTCTCTGTGATCATCCAGGTCGGCTTCTTCAAGGTGACGCACAGACGGGTGTTCAGGATGGCGCCGTTACAGCACCACTTCGAGCTGGTGGGCTGGAACGAGGTGACTATCGTGGTCCGGTTCTGGATCATCACCGGGCTGTGCGTCGCGGGCGGTCTCGGCCTGTTCTACGGTCGTTGGTTGACGTGA
- the mraZ gene encoding division/cell wall cluster transcriptional repressor MraZ produces MVLFLGTHRPRLDEKGRLFLPAKYRDDLAGGVVITRGQERCLYVWPVAEFSTLTEQLREAPVTHKASRDFLRMFFAGASDEVPDKQGRVTVPSQLREYAGLGKECVVVGANNRLEIWDADAWATYLDDKEQAFAEQSEEVFPGLI; encoded by the coding sequence GTGGTTCTCTTCCTCGGCACCCATCGCCCCCGGCTCGACGAGAAGGGCCGCCTCTTCCTGCCGGCCAAGTACCGCGACGACCTGGCGGGTGGCGTCGTGATCACCCGCGGACAGGAACGGTGCCTCTACGTCTGGCCGGTGGCGGAGTTCAGCACGCTGACCGAGCAGCTGCGGGAGGCGCCGGTCACGCACAAGGCCTCCAGGGACTTCCTGCGGATGTTCTTCGCCGGCGCGTCCGACGAGGTGCCGGACAAGCAGGGCAGGGTCACGGTGCCCAGCCAGCTGCGCGAGTACGCCGGTCTCGGCAAGGAGTGCGTGGTCGTCGGCGCGAACAACCGGCTGGAGATCTGGGACGCCGACGCCTGGGCGACCTACCTGGACGACAAGGAGCAGGCGTTCGCCGAGCAGTCGGAGGAGGTGTTCCCCGGTCTGATCTAG
- a CDS encoding UDP-N-acetylmuramoyl-L-alanine--D-glutamate ligase, translating to MTDQWRGRRVCVAGIGVSGAAAARVLLGLGAAVTVVDAGTGEAQQEQAARLRDGGATVELGEPGLPPDTELVVTSPGWPPHAPLLASAAQRGVEVIGEVELAWRLRGADAAPWLAVTGTNGKTTVVRMLAGMLVAAGHRATAAGNVGTPIVDAVLAEPAYDVLAVELSSFQLHWSSSLRPAAATVLNVAPDHLDWHGSYAEYAAAKARIWGQGTRVVYNADDAESLRLADGRAGAVSFTLGEPAAGQLGVRAGVLVDRAFGTDVELAQVSAARPPAPHNVANALAAAALARAHGVPADAVAAGLHAFTPEPHRMAVVAEAGGVTFVDDSKGTNPHAVAAALAAYDHVVWVAGGLLKGAMVDDVVRMHAHRLRAAVLLGRDRAVIAEALARHAPNVPVAEVSATDTGVMDAVVAQAARFARPGDTVLLSPAGASWDMFANYPARGDAFAAAARRWVAAGE from the coding sequence GTGACCGACCAGTGGCGGGGCCGGCGGGTCTGCGTCGCGGGGATCGGTGTTTCCGGAGCGGCCGCGGCCAGGGTCCTGCTCGGCCTCGGGGCAGCGGTGACCGTGGTGGACGCGGGTACCGGCGAGGCGCAACAGGAGCAGGCGGCGCGGCTGCGCGACGGCGGCGCCACCGTCGAGCTGGGTGAGCCTGGGCTGCCGCCGGACACCGAGCTGGTCGTGACCTCGCCGGGCTGGCCGCCGCACGCGCCGCTGCTCGCCTCCGCGGCGCAGCGGGGTGTCGAGGTGATCGGCGAGGTCGAGCTGGCCTGGCGGTTGCGTGGCGCGGACGCCGCGCCCTGGCTCGCCGTCACCGGCACGAATGGCAAGACCACCGTGGTACGGATGCTCGCCGGCATGCTGGTCGCGGCCGGCCACCGGGCGACGGCCGCGGGCAACGTAGGCACGCCGATCGTCGACGCGGTGCTCGCCGAGCCGGCGTACGACGTGCTCGCCGTCGAGCTGTCCAGCTTCCAGCTGCACTGGTCGAGCTCGCTGCGGCCGGCGGCGGCGACGGTGCTGAACGTCGCGCCCGACCACCTCGACTGGCACGGCTCGTACGCCGAGTACGCGGCGGCCAAGGCGCGGATCTGGGGCCAGGGCACGCGGGTCGTGTACAACGCGGACGACGCGGAGAGCCTGCGGCTGGCCGACGGCCGGGCGGGTGCGGTGTCGTTCACCCTCGGCGAGCCGGCCGCCGGACAGCTGGGCGTGCGCGCCGGCGTGCTCGTCGACCGCGCGTTCGGCACCGACGTCGAGCTGGCCCAGGTGAGCGCCGCACGGCCGCCTGCGCCGCACAACGTGGCCAACGCGCTCGCCGCCGCGGCGCTCGCCCGCGCGCACGGGGTGCCCGCCGACGCGGTGGCGGCCGGCCTGCATGCGTTCACGCCTGAGCCGCACCGGATGGCGGTGGTGGCCGAGGCCGGCGGCGTGACCTTCGTGGACGACTCGAAGGGCACCAACCCGCACGCCGTCGCGGCCGCGCTGGCCGCGTACGACCACGTCGTCTGGGTGGCCGGCGGGCTGCTGAAGGGCGCCATGGTCGATGACGTAGTGCGTATGCACGCACACCGTCTGCGTGCAGCGGTGCTGCTCGGCCGCGACCGGGCGGTCATCGCGGAAGCTCTCGCGCGACACGCGCCGAATGTGCCGGTGGCCGAGGTGTCCGCCACCGACACTGGGGTGATGGATGCCGTCGTCGCACAGGCGGCCCGGTTCGCACGCCCGGGCGACACCGTGCTGCTGTCTCCCGCCGGTGCCTCGTGGGACATGTTCGCGAACTATCCGGCGCGCGGTGACGCGTTCGCCGCGGCGGCGCGGCGCTGGGTGGCCGCCGGTGAGTAG